One window of Dehalobacterium formicoaceticum genomic DNA carries:
- a CDS encoding A24 family peptidase, with protein sequence MHTVLLCAVPILWAAITDFKKRIIPDWIWIAILLTGGISAFLLKTPYPPLFERVMGFLLPGLCLFFLAAKFGGVGGGDIKLTAAMGFCFGLYSLAVILFIALLPACIYAKATKQKSVPLAVFLSIGFFTYAVALLIYELICC encoded by the coding sequence ATGCATACAGTGCTGCTTTGCGCTGTCCCAATTCTTTGGGCAGCGATAACAGACTTTAAAAAGCGGATTATCCCTGATTGGATATGGATTGCAATCCTTCTGACCGGCGGGATATCCGCTTTCTTGCTAAAAACGCCTTATCCTCCCTTGTTTGAGAGGGTTATGGGATTCTTGCTGCCGGGATTGTGCCTGTTTTTCCTTGCCGCCAAGTTTGGAGGTGTTGGAGGCGGCGACATTAAGCTCACGGCGGCAATGGGCTTTTGCTTTGGCCTGTACTCTCTTGCGGTCATTCTCTTTATTGCTTTGCTTCCCGCCTGTATCTATGCAAAGGCGACAAAGCAAAAAAGCGTCCCGTTGGCCGTATTTCTGAGCATTGGTTTCTTCACGTATGCCGTGGCTCTTTTGATATACGAACTGATTTGCTGTTAA
- a CDS encoding AAA family ATPase, with the protein MSGKIIAVWGGSNSGKTTFAVNLACALSTRDRLVGLVSSNLTCGDLQIFFGQIIPPQKGLFQALNEDNPNIGEKFTEYGESKNLFFLSAPTHYTGLLCDAVTLREAERMMNAASLVFDILIVDGAAEVTNPLSGVGLWLAERIYTLHKPSMAAQMWHEGVSDFVQELHIADKQTHILQLPNGEFDDKTYRSMTELPFAYELPYIKRAGELENAGTPIYFFQDRTCKRYGKVLEQIAKGICGGEAS; encoded by the coding sequence ATGAGCGGTAAAATCATTGCCGTTTGGGGAGGAAGCAATAGCGGGAAAACCACCTTTGCAGTGAATCTGGCCTGCGCCCTTTCGACCCGTGACCGTCTGGTGGGCCTTGTATCCTCCAATTTGACCTGCGGAGATCTTCAAATCTTTTTCGGTCAGATCATTCCCCCCCAAAAGGGACTGTTTCAGGCTTTGAATGAGGATAATCCCAACATCGGAGAGAAATTTACGGAATACGGGGAAAGCAAAAATTTGTTTTTCCTGTCCGCACCCACCCACTATACCGGGCTTCTCTGCGATGCCGTTACTCTCCGGGAAGCGGAACGGATGATGAATGCCGCATCCCTGGTTTTTGACATTCTCATCGTGGATGGAGCCGCAGAGGTGACCAATCCGTTATCCGGCGTGGGACTGTGGCTGGCCGAAAGGATATATACCCTGCATAAGCCATCCATGGCGGCGCAAATGTGGCATGAAGGCGTTTCGGATTTTGTACAGGAGCTGCATATTGCCGACAAGCAGACCCATATCCTACAGCTTCCTAACGGCGAGTTTGATGACAAGACCTATCGAAGCATGACGGAACTTCCTTTTGCCTATGAGCTGCCCTATATAAAACGGGCAGGTGAACTGGAAAACGCCGGGACGCCTATCTATTTCTTTCAAGACAGAACATGCAAGCGCTACGGCAAGGTACTGGAGCAAATAGCAAAGGGAATCTGCGGGGGTGAAGCATCGTGA
- a CDS encoding DUF4320 family protein, with protein sequence MNRKHRGIWGRNSPPQPFKKLLLGRKGSAYYELIIKTLVVITLMATVMSFLSIFTAYLNLNHMCRRVVRVVELEGQASNNAYDVFYRLKEQTGLSPEMTIENVEYCDGSQKIQLRDTFTVTMTDSYAFTLFKPSFTPPVQINIPMKVSITGMSEKYWKLSE encoded by the coding sequence ATGAACAGGAAGCACCGGGGCATATGGGGGAGAAATTCTCCCCCTCAGCCTTTCAAAAAGCTGCTTTTGGGTAGAAAGGGCAGCGCCTATTACGAGCTGATTATCAAGACGCTGGTGGTGATTACGCTCATGGCCACAGTGATGTCCTTTCTGAGTATCTTTACCGCCTATTTGAACTTGAACCATATGTGCCGCCGTGTTGTCCGGGTGGTTGAGCTGGAGGGACAGGCATCGAACAACGCCTACGACGTCTTTTACCGGCTGAAGGAGCAGACCGGCCTTTCGCCGGAAATGACCATCGAGAATGTGGAGTATTGCGACGGAAGCCAAAAAATCCAACTGCGGGATACCTTTACTGTGACGATGACAGACAGCTATGCCTTTACCCTATTCAAACCGTCCTTTACGCCGCCTGTTCAGATCAATATTCCCATGAAGGTAAGCATCACCGGTATGTCGGAAAAATACTGGAAGCTATCGGAATGA
- a CDS encoding ATPase, T2SS/T4P/T4SS family: MNSRFSVNDLIYRANKRRSDSGESNLEAQDYGEILDKLQRIIAKNHSAELAQVLYSEEAEGKLKDLIMRYLNSEHMVAKGIQNISELVDMIYDDMAGLGLLSPYLQDSDVEEVNVNGYNGIWVLYKDKKVRLSNTFGSPEACANIAKKMSRFGNVILDGSKPIGDSFIARGIRMSGAIEPCVDPDAGAIASVRKQKPSYITRENLIGWGTATPEELDLLTLCVNNGISVAIAGATGSGKTSDMGYILSCISKDKRIITIEDTRELTLAQYDDNNVMVNDVIHLLTKEEPNPITMLDLLKLSLRLHPTVLVPAEMRGKEALTVQEAGRTGHTIVSTLHANSARAAYDRILTMCLEAGTSLSEERLLKNIVEAFPIMLFKMQLPDKSRKYMEIFEATGVKDGEVTGSTLFKFAVDHYEKDEAGWITKVVGSHRRMENISPALAERLLVNGVELTDIRRFAGNGYRPEGG, from the coding sequence GTGAACAGCAGATTTTCCGTCAACGACCTGATTTACCGGGCCAACAAGCGGCGCTCCGACAGCGGAGAAAGCAATTTGGAAGCCCAGGACTACGGCGAAATTCTGGATAAGCTGCAACGGATCATAGCCAAGAACCATTCCGCAGAACTGGCACAGGTGCTGTATTCGGAAGAAGCCGAGGGCAAGCTCAAGGACCTGATCATGCGCTACCTGAACAGTGAGCATATGGTGGCAAAGGGCATTCAGAACATTTCCGAGTTGGTGGATATGATCTACGATGATATGGCCGGCTTGGGGCTTTTATCCCCCTACCTCCAGGACAGTGACGTGGAGGAAGTCAACGTTAACGGCTATAACGGCATCTGGGTGCTGTACAAGGACAAAAAGGTGCGGCTGTCAAACACCTTTGGTAGCCCGGAGGCTTGCGCCAACATCGCCAAAAAAATGAGCCGGTTCGGGAATGTTATATTGGACGGCAGCAAGCCCATCGGAGACAGCTTTATCGCGCGGGGCATCCGCATGTCGGGAGCCATTGAGCCCTGTGTCGATCCCGATGCCGGAGCCATCGCTTCGGTCAGAAAGCAAAAGCCGTCCTACATCACAAGGGAAAACCTCATCGGCTGGGGAACAGCCACGCCGGAGGAATTAGACCTGCTTACGCTCTGCGTCAATAACGGCATATCGGTGGCCATTGCCGGAGCCACCGGCAGCGGGAAAACCTCCGACATGGGATATATTTTGAGCTGCATCTCAAAGGACAAAAGGATAATTACAATTGAAGATACCCGTGAATTGACCCTGGCGCAGTATGATGATAACAATGTGATGGTAAACGACGTAATTCATCTTCTCACAAAGGAAGAACCCAACCCCATTACCATGCTGGATTTGTTGAAGCTCTCCCTGCGGCTTCATCCCACCGTTCTTGTTCCCGCCGAAATGAGAGGAAAAGAAGCCTTGACGGTGCAGGAGGCCGGACGGACGGGACACACCATCGTCAGCACGCTGCACGCCAACAGCGCCAGAGCCGCTTATGACAGAATTCTTACCATGTGCCTGGAGGCCGGGACCTCCCTGTCGGAGGAAAGACTCTTGAAAAACATCGTGGAAGCCTTTCCCATCATGCTTTTCAAAATGCAGCTCCCCGACAAATCCCGTAAATACATGGAAATCTTTGAAGCCACGGGGGTAAAGGACGGCGAGGTCACCGGCAGCACCCTTTTCAAATTTGCGGTAGACCACTATGAAAAGGATGAAGCCGGATGGATTACAAAGGTCGTGGGAAGCCACCGGCGTATGGAGAACATCTCTCCTGCTCTTGCCGAGCGACTGCTGGTTAATGGCGTTGAACTAACAGATATCCGCCGTTTTGCAGGCAACGGGTACAGACCGGAAGGAGGTTAG
- a CDS encoding ParA family protein gives MSKVIALANQKGGTGKTTTTVNLGIGLAALGKKVLLVDADAQGNLTDSLGYQEPDNLPVSLAIVLNKIIDEKFSKPDEGILHHAEGVDLMPGNIELSAIEVSLVNTMSRETVLRTYINTVKDKYDYVLIDCMPSLGMMTINALAAADSVIIPVQAHYLPAKGMTQLLQTIARVRRQINPRLTIDGVLLTMVDNRTNFAKDISFILRRDYGDKLRVFQTEIPLSIRAAETSAQGKSIYAFDPHGIAAKAYQAFTKEVQDIGEKRRAKQHQADLSR, from the coding sequence ATGTCTAAAGTAATCGCCCTCGCCAATCAGAAAGGCGGTACAGGGAAAACCACGACGACGGTCAATCTTGGGATCGGTCTTGCGGCCCTGGGTAAAAAAGTTCTACTTGTAGACGCGGACGCACAGGGGAATCTGACGGATTCATTGGGTTATCAGGAGCCGGATAATCTACCTGTTTCACTGGCTATCGTACTGAACAAAATAATTGATGAAAAGTTCAGTAAGCCGGACGAAGGTATCCTTCACCATGCGGAAGGTGTTGACCTGATGCCTGGCAACATTGAACTGTCTGCTATTGAGGTATCACTGGTCAACACTATGAGCCGGGAAACGGTACTGCGCACATATATCAACACGGTTAAAGACAAATATGATTATGTGTTGATCGACTGTATGCCCTCACTTGGTATGATGACCATCAATGCCCTTGCTGCTGCGGACAGCGTAATTATTCCAGTTCAGGCTCATTATCTGCCCGCTAAAGGAATGACACAGCTTTTGCAAACCATTGCCCGTGTGAGAAGGCAAATCAATCCCAGGCTTACCATTGATGGTGTGCTACTAACAATGGTGGATAACCGCACCAACTTTGCAAAGGATATTTCCTTTATCCTGCGGCGGGACTACGGCGACAAGCTGCGAGTATTTCAAACGGAAATCCCCCTGTCCATCCGGGCGGCTGAAACAAGCGCGCAGGGAAAAAGCATTTATGCGTTTGACCCGCACGGAATAGCTGCCAAAGCCTATCAAGCCTTTACAAAGGAGGTGCAGGACATTGGCGAAAAACGACGTGCGAAACAGCATCAAGCTGACCTCAGTAGATGA
- a CDS encoding TnpV protein has translation MLPKEETYIGKYGMLRKTYLKNYRKGMYASLMLSGKLNSHLSEIDRTAKERIEQITAKLLQSSPAPDKATDPMGWTGHMNNLRHSAEESVLAELIYN, from the coding sequence ATGCTGCCGAAGGAAGAAACGTACATCGGCAAATATGGGATGTTGCGCAAAACATATCTGAAAAACTACCGGAAAGGAATGTACGCAAGCCTGATGCTGTCGGGCAAACTGAACAGTCACCTGTCGGAAATCGACCGGACAGCGAAGGAGCGCATCGAACAGATCACAGCGAAGCTCTTACAGAGCAGTCCCGCGCCGGACAAGGCGACCGACCCGATGGGCTGGACAGGACACATGAACAACCTACGGCACTCAGCGGAGGAGTCGGTGCTGGCGGAGCTGATTTACAATTAA
- a CDS encoding TadE/TadG family type IV pilus assembly protein encodes MGNFKRIMNNQKGDAFVFILILVFFILTLAAILIEYFRMESLYQQVEYVLQRGVNDSVEYAMLDEYRRDGYSRMDSALAEETLYEYLHESMGLNPEMDKYANGQWVYELEIESLEATDDPPRLTLKGTLKTRSIFGFLTGEVRLPFTISSVNNRIEKGGSE; translated from the coding sequence GTGGGCAATTTCAAACGCATTATGAACAACCAGAAGGGCGACGCTTTTGTGTTTATCCTTATCCTCGTCTTTTTTATTCTCACCCTTGCCGCTATCCTGATCGAATACTTCCGCATGGAAAGTCTTTACCAGCAAGTGGAATACGTGCTCCAGCGCGGGGTAAACGACTCTGTAGAATACGCCATGCTCGACGAATACCGAAGAGACGGCTATTCACGGATGGACAGCGCCCTTGCCGAGGAAACGCTGTACGAATATTTGCACGAAAGCATGGGACTGAACCCGGAAATGGACAAATATGCCAATGGGCAATGGGTTTATGAGCTTGAAATTGAAAGTCTGGAGGCCACCGATGACCCACCCCGGCTGACGCTGAAAGGGACACTGAAAACCCGCAGCATTTTCGGCTTCCTGACCGGCGAGGTTCGGCTTCCCTTTACCATCTCCAGCGTCAACAACAGAATCGAGAAAGGAGGTTCCGAATGA
- the cpaB gene encoding Flp pilus assembly protein CpaB, with translation MKILKNRIFLSALCIIVAAAVSFVLLPRFYENKDATVMVLRAAEDIPAGTRIEDKHLVQAEVGKLGLPEDVINDKSQIVGKIAQTDIFKGDYFSPKKLGEYLADEKLDHIAKNNQRLITISVPSIAAGLSSHLQSGDIVTVAVFITKASDGQSASPQVILYPELKGLEVYSVENARTQSTTQVREQQAEGQSSSGDPVPKAVTLVATEAQATKLIEAEYTGKLHLIFEKRGASHER, from the coding sequence TTGAAGATATTGAAAAACCGGATATTTCTAAGTGCCCTCTGCATCATTGTGGCAGCAGCCGTTTCCTTTGTGCTTCTGCCAAGGTTTTACGAGAATAAGGACGCAACCGTAATGGTACTGCGGGCAGCAGAGGACATCCCAGCAGGCACCAGGATAGAGGATAAACACCTTGTCCAGGCAGAGGTTGGAAAACTAGGCTTGCCGGAGGACGTAATCAATGACAAGTCCCAAATTGTCGGTAAAATCGCACAGACCGACATTTTCAAGGGGGACTATTTTTCCCCAAAAAAGCTCGGCGAATATCTTGCCGATGAAAAGCTGGACCATATAGCCAAAAACAATCAGCGCCTTATCACCATCAGCGTACCAAGCATCGCCGCAGGGCTTTCCTCCCATCTGCAAAGCGGTGATATCGTGACGGTGGCCGTGTTTATAACTAAGGCATCCGACGGTCAAAGCGCCTCTCCACAGGTAATCCTATATCCTGAACTGAAAGGACTGGAGGTTTACAGTGTGGAAAATGCCCGTACACAAAGCACTACTCAAGTCCGGGAGCAACAAGCGGAAGGTCAGTCATCCTCCGGTGACCCCGTACCTAAAGCCGTAACCCTAGTTGCCACCGAAGCCCAGGCCACAAAGCTCATCGAAGCCGAATATACGGGAAAATTGCATCTAATCTTTGAGAAAAGGGGTGCAAGCCATGAGCGGTAA
- a CDS encoding tyrosine-type recombinase/integrase, producing the protein MLFHDFLKQWLEIAKSTIQLTTYSSYIGMSNSAILPYFKEKKIKLTDLKPKDIQDFYTLQLKRVKASTVIHYHAIIHKALKYAVKIDLIPTNPASKIERPRQERFVGSFYDTKEMNQLFDVAKGTNLEIPILLGAFYGLRRSEVVGLKWSAIDFENNSLVIKHTVTAFNLDGKHIIQAKDSTKNKSSMRTLPLVPAFKEKLLAMKEKQEFNRKLCGRSYSKDYLDYICVNELGVRLRPGHITTAFPKLLEDHGLRRIRFHDLRHSCASLLLANNVPMKQIQDWLGHSDFSTTANIYAHLDYNSKISSAQAMVDGLNFVIETSNEVEQNNGSIQPK; encoded by the coding sequence ATGCTTTTTCATGATTTCCTTAAGCAGTGGCTGGAGATTGCCAAGAGCACGATCCAACTAACCACCTATTCAAGTTATATAGGTATGTCAAATTCAGCCATATTACCGTATTTTAAAGAGAAGAAAATCAAGCTTACTGACTTGAAGCCTAAGGATATCCAGGACTTCTATACTTTGCAGCTAAAGCGAGTGAAGGCTAGCACCGTGATTCACTATCACGCCATCATTCACAAAGCCCTGAAGTATGCTGTTAAGATTGACCTGATCCCAACGAATCCAGCCAGCAAAATTGAACGCCCTAGGCAGGAACGGTTTGTAGGAAGTTTCTACGACACCAAAGAAATGAATCAATTATTTGATGTGGCTAAAGGAACTAACCTGGAAATTCCAATTCTTCTTGGTGCCTTTTACGGACTTAGAAGAAGCGAAGTGGTCGGTCTAAAATGGAGCGCAATCGACTTTGAAAATAACTCATTAGTAATTAAACACACTGTTACAGCCTTTAATCTTGATGGCAAACATATCATTCAAGCAAAAGATTCAACAAAGAATAAATCCAGTATGAGAACTTTGCCTCTAGTGCCAGCTTTCAAAGAAAAGCTGTTAGCTATGAAGGAAAAACAGGAGTTTAACAGAAAGCTATGCGGAAGATCCTATAGCAAAGACTATCTGGATTACATTTGTGTCAATGAGCTAGGGGTTAGACTTCGTCCTGGGCATATCACTACAGCTTTTCCTAAGCTATTAGAAGATCATGGCTTAAGAAGAATTCGCTTCCATGATTTGAGACACAGCTGTGCCAGCTTGCTGCTGGCAAACAATGTTCCGATGAAGCAGATACAAGATTGGCTTGGACACAGTGATTTCTCGACAACGGCCAATATCTATGCACATCTGGACTATAACTCAAAAATCTCATCAGCTCAGGCTATGGTCGATGGATTGAATTTCGTCATTGAAACATCGAACGAGGTTGAACAGAATAATGGCTCTATCCAACCAAAATAA
- a CDS encoding ParB/RepB/Spo0J family partition protein, giving the protein MAKNDVRNSIKLTSVDELFSTEESRADSQREKVLEIPLSEISDFPNHPFKVKADEAMLEMADSVKQYGVLVPGLVRPKPDGGYEMVAGHRRKKASELAGKETMPCIVRELDDDAATIIMVDSNLQRESILASEKAFAYKMKLEAMKRQAGRPSKNSAQVGSNSFGKESREILAEQVGESRNQISRYIRLTELTPPLLEMVDEKQIAFNPAVELSYLAEKEQQELYNTMQSEDCTPSLAQAQRMKKLSQDGRLSVDVIFSILTEEKPNQKEKLNIQRERIDRFFPKNFTEKQKEDLIVQLLESWYKKRQREQER; this is encoded by the coding sequence TTGGCGAAAAACGACGTGCGAAACAGCATCAAGCTGACCTCAGTAGATGAACTTTTTTCCACAGAGGAGAGCCGCGCAGATAGCCAACGAGAAAAGGTGCTGGAAATTCCTCTTTCGGAAATCAGCGATTTTCCCAACCACCCTTTTAAAGTGAAAGCGGATGAAGCCATGCTGGAAATGGCCGATAGCGTAAAACAGTACGGTGTTTTAGTCCCCGGCCTTGTGCGACCGAAACCGGATGGCGGCTATGAAATGGTTGCCGGACATCGGCGCAAAAAAGCAAGTGAGCTTGCAGGCAAGGAAACAATGCCCTGTATTGTCCGTGAATTAGACGACGATGCCGCCACAATTATCATGGTTGACAGCAATCTACAACGGGAAAGCATACTGGCGAGCGAAAAAGCCTTTGCATATAAGATGAAACTGGAGGCCATGAAGCGACAAGCAGGCAGGCCAAGTAAAAATTCCGCCCAAGTTGGAAGTAATTCTTTTGGCAAAGAATCCAGAGAAATTCTTGCAGAACAAGTAGGCGAAAGTCGTAATCAAATTTCCCGCTATATACGCCTCACTGAACTTACACCGCCACTTCTTGAAATGGTGGACGAAAAGCAGATTGCTTTTAATCCGGCTGTGGAGCTTTCCTACTTAGCCGAAAAGGAACAGCAGGAACTATATAACACCATGCAGTCGGAGGACTGTACCCCATCTTTGGCACAGGCGCAAAGGATGAAAAAGCTCAGTCAGGACGGCAGGCTAAGTGTAGATGTCATCTTTTCCATTCTTACCGAGGAAAAGCCTAATCAAAAAGAAAAACTCAATATCCAGCGTGAACGCATCGACCGCTTTTTCCCTAAGAACTTTACCGAGAAGCAAAAGGAGGACTTGATTGTCCAGCTGCTGGAAAGCTGGTATAAGAAGCGGCAGCGGGAGCAGGAACGATAA
- a CDS encoding LPXTG cell wall anchor domain-containing protein: protein MELKAILAIVLCLVIVGGAVYLHIKRKKK, encoded by the coding sequence GTGGAACTGAAAGCGATACTGGCCATCGTGCTCTGTCTTGTAATTGTCGGTGGTGCGGTGTATTTGCACATCAAGCGGAAAAAGAAATAA